CGCAAACGGTTGTGAGCCCGAGGAATCTTCGGCCTGCCCCGGCGCCGATGGCCGATTCTCGCGCGGAAACAGGCTACAGATTCCTCAGGCGCAAGGGTTTGGCGCGCGACAAGAGGACGGTGCAGCGCCTTCGGAATGACATGGCACGGGGTTCGTTTTCAGCGAAAAGGGGCGGGCACACAGTGCCCGCCCCGCCTTTGGACCGTCACAGACCGCGAATCACGTCTGGTCGAGGAGCTGCTCGTAGCCCTGGCGCGGGAGGGCGCCGACCTGCTTGGCGACCTGCCGGCCGTCCTTGAACACCATCACCGTGGGGATGGACGCGATCCCGAAGCGCTGCGACACCCTCGGGTTGCGCTCGGTGTCGACCTTGGCGACGAGCACCGAGCCCATCCGCGTCCGCGCCAGCTCGTCCATGACGGGCGCCACCATCTTGCACGGCCCGCACCAGTCGGCATAGAAGTCCACCAGCACCGGCACGTCCGTGCCGCCGATGACGCGATCGAAGGTCGTATCGGTGAGATGCACGGGATGGTCGAGCGCGAGCGACGTACCGCAGGCTCCGCATCTCGGGCCGTCGCCGG
This genomic stretch from Longimicrobium sp. harbors:
- the trxC gene encoding thioredoxin TrxC; protein product: MGTTQATDTKKLTIPCPTCGRLNRINASRAGDGPRCGACGTSLALDHPVHLTDTTFDRVIGGTDVPVLVDFYADWCGPCKMVAPVMDELARTRMGSVLVAKVDTERNPRVSQRFGIASIPTVMVFKDGRQVAKQVGALPRQGYEQLLDQT